From Pseudodesulfovibrio nedwellii:
TTGGACCAAATCCTTTCTTACGGTTCTCTTTAAGCTTACAATGAAGCTCAAACGCTTCGGACGGCTTTATCCCTTCCGATGCCCACCCAACAGCCTCTGTTTTGGTCTTGCCATCAATCTTGTACGTCAGCACATAGTACCGATCAGGCTGAACACCATGCTTTCTCGTAGCATGCTTCCGATACCTGACACCTTTGAACTCAGTTTTGTGGAATTGAGGCGATTTCGACATTCTGTACAACCCCTGTACAACTTTTTAGCGTGACACTCTGTTTTTTCTTGTGAGAACATGTGAACTTTAAACCCAGCGTTAACCCCTGTCAACAAAGGGTTTTCAAGTCATTTAGTGTTTTCTTGTGCAGACCTGTGAAAGTACCACCTTTTTGAGTTCAAATCTCCTCGTCTCCACCAAGAAAAGATGGGACTTCAAGAATATACTTGAAGTCCTTTTTTTATTATTTGAAATATATACCATACTCTCACCTTTACTCCCCACTGCTCTTGGCAAAAAAGCACCTTTCATAAAAAATGGAAAATCCGATAATTTCCAATCTAAACATTCAACACATATCCAAAAGAACAAACTCGACCCCATGCGACGAGCAAAACAATCCCACTACACTACGACCGTTTTAGCCACGCTTTCTTTCGCTTTAGCGATGATCCCCTCAATGCAGTCGATTGTGTCCTCGACCATTTTGACGCAGAGCTTGCTTTCACGAAGGCGTTGTTTTCCCTCGGGGGTATGCATTTCCATATTGTTAAGAGAAAGAATCTTTGAGCATTGGTGGGAGCCGTTGCGCTCGGCAAATCTGGCGAGAAGTGACTGTGTTGCATTGTACGTTGTATCTCGGGCGTTGGCATCACTCAAATCATTGGATGCGAGAGCCAAACCGAGCACCATGCAGCCAGCGGCCACTGCGCCGCAGGTCAGACCTGATGCAAAACCACCGCCAAACCCTGCGGTCAACTTTCGGGCATCTGTTGAGGATACGCCATATCGCTCGCAATAGGCCTCGAGTACGGCCTGAGCACAGGATGAACCACCCAACAGAGCGATCACAGCGTTTTCTTTGATATTCATGATTCATCCTCGTTTATGTGGTGGGGAAAAAAAAGAGACCGTGAGCCATTGCATTGACAGTGGCGTCAATTCGTTCCCATGCAGCATCCGCTCGCAAATCAAGCCCACCGACAGTGCGGGTATGTCGCGATTTCACCAACAATAAATTCACTGCTGCAAAAAGCATCAATACGCCGGTGGTCAAATCACACTTCTCCGCGCCGTGCAGTTCCATTTGCTCAAAACATTCCAGCGCAGTCCGCACACGGATATCTTCAAGTCGAATCGCCATGTCATGGTGCGCAGTCATCTCCCAAGCCATTATTTCAAGCGTCAACGGACGCTGCCGAATAGCGCGTACATAATTCCTGAAAAAAAACCGGAGCATT
This genomic window contains:
- a CDS encoding C-GCAxxG-C-C family protein; the encoded protein is MNIKENAVIALLGGSSCAQAVLEAYCERYGVSSTDARKLTAGFGGGFASGLTCGAVAAGCMVLGLALASNDLSDANARDTTYNATQSLLARFAERNGSHQCSKILSLNNMEMHTPEGKQRLRESKLCVKMVEDTIDCIEGIIAKAKESVAKTVVV
- a CDS encoding TetR/AcrR family transcriptional regulator, translating into MSHIKKDKEQTRHRIVEAVGRVLAEGGFKRLGVNRIAKEAGVDKVLIYRYFGGLAELVTEYGNSIEYWPPLEELIPPLNEVRPVGGAEMLRFFFRNYVRAIRQRPLTLEIMAWEMTAHHDMAIRLEDIRVRTALECFEQMELHGAEKCDLTTGVLMLFAAVNLLLVKSRHTRTVGGLDLRADAAWERIDATVNAMAHGLFFFPTT